The genomic segment CTCAGCTGCACCTGGCAGTGTACAACAAGCCAGTGGAAGAGGCCTCGCTGGAGTTCCTGCTGACCGACTATGACCTGGTGCACGGGCGGCgcaagcagctggagctggagatCCAGGCTTCCTTCCTGCGCTTCATGGCCTGCGTGCTGAAGGGGTACCGCTCCTTCCTGCAGCCCATCACCCAGGCGCCTAGTGACACCACCCATGACGTCAGCAGCCTCTTCTTCctgcagggtgagctggggctgccgggGGCTGAGCTACGTGGCAAAGGAGGTGGAGCCGGAGCCATGTGCGGGGAGCAGGGGCCTTAATCGCGTGtgacccccctgctccccaggttttCTCAAGTCCCGGGAGCGCGCGTACCACAAGTTTTACGGGCagctgctgcgcacacagctcttCACCCAGTTCATCCAGGAGTGCTCCTTCGTCAGCGACCGGCACGCCTGCCTCGAGTTCTTCGACAGCTGTGTCGACAAGgtgccaccccgcccccagcagcgcccatgccaagcaccatcctctccctctccctctccctctccccagcctgccctACTGCCCTCGCTGGGTCTGGCCGCTCGTGTGGCTGAGCAGGCCGGTGCCGGGGGCTGTTCGGGCCCCCTgagccgccctctcccccaggtgCAGGTGGAGCTGGAGAAGGCCGAGGACACGCCCCTGCTAGAGCTGGACGACTCGCACGGTAGTGAGCACACAGTGTTCATCATGCCCCCCGAGGAGCCCCTGCTTCCTGATGGCACTGAGCCACCTGCACTCTACTGGTGAGATCTCTCCCCCCCGCGCTCCCcatcccccccgccagcccctgacaccctctctgctcccccacaGCTACGACAGCTTCCCCGTGCTGCAGGCCGAGCTCTTCGAGCGCCCCCAGGACCAGCTGGCTCCTCCGCTGTGCCAGCCCAAGAGCAGCGCTCCCAGCAGCCCCGCACCGCGCAGAACCAAGCAGGTGACTGCCCAGGCTCAGCTCATCCTGCAGGGAGTACGCTGAAGCCGATGGGAGATGCCAGTCCTTGGtgggcaggggcccaggcagagctggggggcgccATCCCGGGGGGTTGGGATGCTCTGATGGAGCAGGAGTgtgccagccctggggagagctGGACTGGCATGCGCTGGCACAGCTGGAGAtgccagcccctggggggtcctggtctgggcagagctggggggtggtgtGCCGGCGGGTTGGGATGCCCCggtggagcaggagcagccccGTGGAAGGGGTTGTGTTCCCCAGCCTGCTGTCCCCCCAGGAGATAAAGGcggcgcagcgggtggcgcagaAGTACTCATCGGTGCCGGACATGTGGGCCCGCTGCCTGCTTGGTCACTGCTACGGGCTGTGGTTCATCTACCTGCCCACCTACGTGCGGGCTGCAGCCTCCAAGGTGCGGGCACTGCAGACGGCCTATGAGGTGCTCAAGCAAATGGAGAGCAGGAAGGTGGTGCTGCCAGATGAGGTGAGGACCCCAGCGCTACTGCTGGTGTGCTTAGATCCTTCGCAGGGGGACCAGGGAAAACACCACCTTTGTTGGTAATATGTATCTCAGTCCACCCGGTATCACAGAATACCAGGATGGGGAGAGAGCTCAGGAGCTCCTGGAGCCCAACCCCTGCTAAAAGCTGGGCTGACCCCAAggaaatcatcccagacagggctttggCAAGCTGGGACTCGAACCCTCTTGAAACCCATTCGTTCATTCACATCTTGGCCAGACAAGTCGAAGGCGGGAGATCCATTCAGCTTCTAGTACAAAGCTGCTTTCTTTACCTGCCCAACCCCAAGGGAGGATAACCGTATCCCAAGGCTTCCTCCAAAGCGTCTGCGTGAAAAGACAGTTACGTGAAAGTGCTTAATACAGAGAGTCATCTACACTGTGGCCCCTCCCTTGGCCCATCCACGTGACacggcagccctggggggctCTGGACCTGTCAGTGCCTGGGGTGGGACCTGGCTGCCCGGCTCTCCCCTCACAGTGCCCTGTGGTTCCTGCCCCAGGTCTGCTATCGAAGCCTcatgcagctgtgtgggcagTATGGCGAGCCGGTGCTCTCCGTCCATGTCATGTTGGAGATGAAACGGGCCGGCATTGTTCCCAACACCGTCACCTACGGCTACTACAACAAggtgtgggctggggtggggcatgcCGGGGGTGGGCCAGGGAGGGGTGCACGGGACCATGCTCTGCCCAGGCAGCAGttgccatgggggcgggggggcacatgGGGCCATGCTCTGCCCAGGCGGCGGTTGCCATGGGGCCGGGGCACATGGGGCCATGCTCTGCCCTGGCGGCGgttgccatgggggtgggggggcacatggGGCCATGCTCTGCCCAGGTGGCGgttgccatgggggtgggggggcacacgGGGCCATGCTCTGCCCTGGCGGCGgttgccatgggggtgggggggcacatggGGCCATGCTCTGCCCAGGTGGCGgttgccatggggggggggcacacggGGCCATGCTCTGCCCAGGCAGTggttgccatggggctggggttcATGGGGCCATGCTCTGCCCAGGCGGCGgttgccatgggggcaggggggcacatGGGGCAGGCCATGCTCTGCCCAGGCGGTGGttgccatgggggcggggggcacatgGGGCGGGCCATGCTCTGCCCAGGCGGCGGTTGCCATGGGGACGGGGGGGTACATGGGGCCATGCTCTGCCCGGGCGGCGGTTGCCATGGGGGCGGGGTTCATGGGGCCATGCCCCGCCCAGGCGGCGGTCGCCAAGCGGCGGTTGCCATGGGGCGCAGGGCAGCCATAGTAACCCATGGGTCTGGGGGATTCACTCTCTTGCAGGCTGTGCTGGAGAGCAAGTGGCCCTCTGGTACGCAGGGCGGGCGGCTGCACTGGGCCAAGCTGCGCAACGTGGTGCTGGGCACCGCCCAGTTCCGGCAGCCCCTGCGGCAGCGGCAGCGGGAGAGCCAGGCCCACGGCAGCACCCTACCAGGTGTGTGGGCTCGGCAGGCTGGGGCCGGCTGTGGGGCGCACAGGCGCACGGGGCGTAGGCAGGCGGAgccggcagcccagcccagcccctctctctctcctggccgTGCAGAGAGCCAGAGTGGCCGGCCCCGGCCCAGCCTGCAGCGCCAGAGCACATGGGCTGGGCACAGCCTCCACGAGCcctcgcccagcccccagctggtgaagagcagcagtggcagcgtTCCCCACAGTGAGCCCTCCACGGTGGAGGCCGGCGTGGCCCAGAGTGAGTTGCAGCCCGGGggaggggaagctcgcagcagtgaggggctgggatgcagggtcACTGGGCTTGGCACTGGGGGTACCCGTGTCCGGCCCCTgtaaccctgccctgccctgcagttatcaaggccctgggggtgcttcagCCTGGCAGCGACTCCGTGgccaccctcccagccagcctgcgcCAGCTGCTGGATGAAGCCGGCAGCTCGGAGGATGGGAGCCTGTCAGACATCAGCTTCCAGACGGACGAGAGTGACCAGCAGGCCCTGGCCAGcgcccaggggcagccagggctgggtgtgCGGGGCAGCAAGCCAGCCTGGCATGACGAGAATCACAACAGCCTGGGGGGGACACCGCGCCGGGGGCTAGCTgccaagctgcagcagctgctgtccccGGCCAAGCGCCCCTCTCTGCGCCACACGGCCAGCGTGGAGCAGCCCAGCACCCGTCGGGCCACCGGATCCCTGCGCCGGGCCTCAGAACATGCCGAGCCCCCACCGCGCAAGAGCCCCGTGGAGAGCCTGCTGCGCCCCCAGGAGCGCCCCGACTCCACGGCCTCCGAGGTAGGGCTGGGACCTGGGGGGTTGGGCTGGAAGGCCCTTgtttctgggctgggctggggctctggggccaggctctggggttggGGTCTTGGCTGACCTCTGAGGGCTTTGCACTCTGGAACTGGCAGGGGACTCGGTGGCTCTGTGTGAGCTGCTGGGCCgggggtgctggcaggggcaggatccAGCAGCTCCAGCGGTGGGGCTCACAGTCTGTCTCTCCCCAGAGCTCCATCTCCCTGGGCAGCGAATTCGACCTGTCGGACACGTCGCTCTCCAGCTTCAGCCTGCGCCAGTCATCGGACCCGCTGCCTGAGGCCTCTgccaggctggagctgccccctgTGGAGGTGAGCTGCCCTCCTCCAcctgtcctgcacctgggccagGCCAGAACTGTCTCCCTCCCCCTGATCACCCTAGCTCTGAGCGGGACCACACCAGGGCCTGCCTGGCTGCACCTGCCAGGTGGGAGTCCCGCAGCGACAGGGCTGTGCACTGGCATCTGACAGAAACTCCCCACGGGAGCCCAGCAAcccaggctctgggaggcagcGACCAAAGGTGCTGAGCCAAGTCCCTGCCCCTCAGgagagctggggtgtgtgtgaagggaCTGAGCCGAGCGCTGTGGGGGAGCTGAGCCaagtccctccctcccagatccggCTGTCCAGCTGCTCGCGGTGCCAGACCTGCAACTCACTGGTGCACGACGAGGAGGTGATGGCTGGCTGGACGCCCGACGACTCCAACCTCaacaccagctgccccttctgctccCGCCCCTTCGTGCCCTTCCTCACCATCGAGATCCAGGACTTCCCGCAGCCCCCCAGGTGAGAGCCGCcctccaaccccctcctcccGAGGggtcccccagcaccccccagtgaGAGTcctccaccagccccctcctcctgaggggtcccctggcagccccttagGTGAGAGCCCCTGCTCCCGAGGGGTCCCCCGGCAGCCCCCCTTGCCCTCCAGGGGACTCCCCCCAGTAGCCCTCCTGTCTTTGGGGcagccctctcccactgcccccaagccctgctctgctcacagCAGTCTTGGGGTCAGGTGTCTTGTGGGGGTTTCGGGTGGGTGGCCCAGGCGGTGACTCTCCTTGTTCAGGGGCATTGAACCTGTCTCACTCTGGGCTGTCACAGCCCCTCGTGCTTTGACATGCGACCTGATgggggcggctgcccaggggCTGCATGCCCCCAGCCCtaagggggcagggctgatctgCCCTGCAGTAACCTGCCCCTCTCTTGCCAGCCCCTCGGATCTGCCCCGGGACggcacagagcagctgccagctggccaAGGCCCAGTGCTCAGCGACCGCtaccagtgcctggctctggacaaGGCTGAGCTGCAGCCCGGGATCCCCCCAGCGCTCTGCAATGGCTGCATGGACGCCTCGGTACAGCCTCTTCCCAAAccccctgcagctcagccaggctcCTCCGGAGCCAGCCAGAAGGGGGCGCTGTGGGCACCGGCGAGAGGGCCTGCACCCCAgactgctcagggctgtggcaggagaCACCCCAaggcccagcctgcacccctctgccagagctcccacccctgtgcctcaGACTTGAGCCCCCTCCTGtgtcccaaacccctcagccctagcctcaccccagagcccacacccccaggagAGCCTGTTGGGGGAGCTGAGCTGTGCCCCgctccaggaaggggcaggtccttgggctgaagggatggggctggggcaggcggccctcagtgccacctgggcCATGAGCCCCCGCACGCAGATGGCCACCAGGGCAGCACTCCAGCAGGAGTTtaaaggacccagagctccagctccttCCCTCCAGGCCCTTTAGAAttgccaggccttggggcaactgtcccctctgctccagcctgctgcaggccTGCACACACTGCCTCCATGTCTAACCCTCTCGCTCAGCCCTCCCTCTGCACCCAaccctttgtcccagcccccttccACCCTCTcggcctgcccctgccacacaccAGCCATGTGTGTGATGAGTTGATATGTGCCTCAGCTCGGGCGTGATGTGTCACGCCCATCACAGAACTCATTATGCTCATGGACAAGGGGACATTGGCTCCTGCTCCTGAGGAGTTCTGGGactgcagggcaggagcaagCGGCAGAGGCGCAGCTGGGGTCAGCGCTGGGGCAGTCAGGGTGAGAGGCGAGGCCAGGGGCTGTGGGCCGGCAGGGTCCTGTCCCCTCAGGACAGCCGCTCTCCCTGCAGgtgcccaggagtcctgccctgcGCTCCAGCCTGGTGACCGTCGCCTACCTGAGCCCGCTGGTGCTACGCAAGGAGCTGGAGAGCCTGCTGGAGAATGAGGGCAGTGAGTTCCTGGCCCAGCCCGAGTTGGTGGACAGCCATCCCATCATATACTGGAATCTGGTCTGGTATTTCCAGCGCCTTGGCCTGCCCAGcaacctgctgcagctggtgctggcctCCAAGCACGGCCAGCCCATGCCCCAGGTAGGGCCCCTGCCCACCACGTGCCctgtgcctggtgccagccctgcccccgttcCGACCCTACAGGTCTCTCTGCAGGCCCAGGCTCCGGAGGGGCCCCGGCTGTGCGTGCGCCTCTTCTGGGACGTCCTGACCCCCGACCCTGACAGCTGCCCCCCTCTCTACATGCTCTGGAGGATCCACAGTGAGTAGCCAGGCCAGGGGAGGTGGGGCGTCCAGGggtcagcggggggagggggaaatggcaGGGGTGTCTgcaggccgggggggaggggcgggccgAGCCGAGGCAGTGCCCTGACCCCCGCTCTCCCCGCAGGGAACAGCGCTGCCTGTCTGCAGTCGTGGTGCCGCCACAACTGCCCCTTCTCACTGGCGTTCCTGGAGGCCGTGCTGAGCCACGTGGGGCTGGGCGAGATGCACAAGGCCATCGCCCTCTTCCTGGAGACcctggctgcccagcccagccccccacccctgcaaaggtactgccctgctctgccccaccctcccccgtGCATCCCCGAtctgccccgccccctgcagaccccccaccccctctgctcccagccctgtcccccggCCTCACTCTCCCCGCTGTGCCCCCCAACTCAGTGCCACTCTCCTCCCTAGGAGTGTCTACCGGGAGATCCTCTTCCTCATGCTGGCTGCGCTGGGCCGGGACTACATGAACGTTGGTATGGGGGGAGCGGACATTGAGCTGCTTGGGCCCAtttgttctggggtggggagatAGCCAACCTGCCAGGCCCATTTGTCTGGGAGTGCAGGGGGATTTTGAGCCAGCTGGGCCCGTtgcttgtggggcggggggagatattgggccggctgcacccattgcttgtggggtggaggggggtggggtgggggaatatcTAACCTGCCAGGTCCTTTGgtctgtgcagggtggtgggggctaTTCAGCCAGCCAGGCCCATGGGTCAGGCAGGGGAACGTCTGAAGGGTTGGGCCCACTGGGCTGAGCCAGCTCAGttgggtcccagccctgcagctccctccaGAGCCTGAACCCCCGTCTCCACTGCAGCCGACTTCGACAAGAAGTACAGAGCGGCCTACGCCAAGGTGGCCGGCAGCCTGGGTAAGGAGGAACTGATGAGGAGGCGGGCGCAGCCGCCCAGCTCCAAGGCCATCGACTGCCGCCGGAGCTTTGGTGCCATGCTGGAGTGCTAGCACCATGCCACGCCGCCCGGGGCAGGCCCAGGACCCTGCCCCCCCTAGGAATTCAGGGACTGAATAGGGTCTTGGTGGGGAgtgagcagggcagagctgaTACCAAGccatgcactgcccctgcctcttctggggctctcctggccgTTGGGGGAGCTGCACTTTATGCCCTCTGAGCCAAGGCAGAGtcaggtgggagctggggaggccTCTGCTGCCCCCTAGCACTTtatccagccctgcccaggggcagTGGCTCCTCTAGGCTGTGTGagctgggaggggaagcagctgctgcccagctagggagctggggctggatgggCAGGGCCAAGACCTAGCTCTGGGCAGAGCTCACACAGCCCCTCCAGGGCCAGCTGGACTAGGACCTTTGGTGGTGGCTCAGCAGcaggtgtgggctgggctggcgccAGGCACCCTGGGTATACCCGAGGGGTCAGCTGTGCTCCTCGGCCTGGCCTGGgaggctccccccagcccggtGCTGTTTTGGAGCCTGGCCAGACACAGGCGCATGAGCGACTGCCCAGTCCACGGCTCTCGCCCTCCTGTGGTGCCCCCCAGGTGCAGCCCTTGCCCTGGGGTAGTTGGTCAGTGttaatatattttttatttatttattctcccCACGGCTGCTGTTAGCTTGTGCTGTAACCGCTGTGCTGGTGAGCTGGCGCCATGCgaacccctcccttccctgctggcCCCCTGCCAGGCAAGCGGGAGGCACCCTGGGCTGTCATGGGACTGGGTCATTGCGCCTCCTCCCGGGCAGGAGAGGGGACCTTCCCCTGACTCCCCCCCTCACTGCCTGCACTGGAAGCTGTTTCTCTCCACACCTATGGTTGGGTAGGAGCCTGTCTGGGCTACAGGAGTGGGGGTTCCCATGCACCCCCCATGGGAGTCTCACTGTGCAATATGGAGTCATCCCCATCCCTTGGTTTCATTTGGGTTTTGTTGGATCTGTAAATAAAGCCGCTTCAGTATTTTCACTGcctggtggtggggcggggggcacgggGGTTGCCCTGCTCTCGCCTATGTCCCCATCAGACGTCGGTCATTGCCCTGCCCCTGGTTCTGGGGGCCTGAGAGGAACCCACATGCCCAGCCTAAGCGGGGTGACTAGGGGTAGTGCAGGCCTAGGATGGCCCTGtctgctgctgggagcacagagctagaGGGCAGgcctctggcccccaccccacccagctcctgccaggcttccagccctgcctggggaagGGCCATCTGATTGGCTGCCTTCCCTACTATCCCGCTTCCCCGGGCAGAGCAGTCAATGACTGGCTGTGTGTGAtcctgagcccttccccacccagcaggtgctgggaggagttagggggagcaggaggggcctggcagcTCTGCTCTCACTTCCCCTCCTCTGGCCCTAGCTAGACTCCTGGTgcttcccagggctgggacactccccagcctggcagcagggcagaggaagCTGCACTCTGTGCCACCAGGCAGCGTCTCGCACCTTGTCCTGTGCCCATCCCATTTCCCTTTGCTGAGGCCTGGCCCAGGCACCTTCGGCTCCCAGCAGGTGTCACCCGTCGAcacctctctcccccagccactgTCCTCCCCTTTGGAGCTGTCTGGGTCCATTGGCTGGCCCCCATCCTGCTCTCACCAGCCCTACTTGGCCAGGGTGTGGCTCAGCCTGGGTGGCTGCTCCGGGACTGGCTGAATGAACACTCCTCCCTCCCTGTGTGGCTGGCAGGGgcccctgggctggctgctgcagcctcccctggccctgccccaggcagacTGGAGGCTGGGGTGCTCCTGCTGTGCCCAGCTCCCTCCTGGTCCTGCACTGCTCACTGGTGGCTTCCAACAAGaaagtgctgctgcagcctgggtacAATTGACCCCTATGTGCAGGGCCCTACCCACCCCGGCTCCCCTCGCTGCTCCCTGCAGACAAAAGCTGCCACACCTctggctgcacagcagctgctgccagggctggtctgtctgggaaGCCAAAGTGAGCTGGTCACCTGcaccctggccctggggcccCCCTCATGGCTTGGCTCCCGGCACAAGGCCATGGTATGGGGCTGGTTGTGTTTGTGCTGCACTGTTGCTAAGGCCCAGGTCTGCGAACAGTCGGGGACTAGctcagcctgactcttgctgcccatAAGGGCTCCTGGGCTAGCTGTCTGCCAGCCTCCCACTTGCAGTACCAGGCCGGGCCCCAGCCAGGCATGGCCCATGTTATGTGGTGTGGGGCTTTCCCTGCCCTCAAAGCACATGTGGCAGTCAGCCTCCACCTTGGCCCTAACATGCCCCTCAAGCAATGTCCACTCTCCTCCTCATCTGCCCCCTTCGTGCCCCTGCTCTCCATCAGGACTTTAAAAGCAATCGATTGTTGTGAGTAGGGCCTGGTTTTCTATAGGCCCTACTCATGTTTTGGGGCTGGTTTGCTGCCTGCCAAGGTGGCAGGTACTGAGCCAAGGGCTGTGGGTCGCAGCAGTGCAGGGGAGCAGAGTAGGAACCCACATGGCCTGGGGCTTCAGCACCAGCCTTGTCCCTAGGACAACTGAAACAGCTCTGAGCAAACCCAGTGCCACTGGTAGGAGTGGACTGCATTGCCCTGCTGGCCTGGACTCTCGTCTGACACAACATGCCCAcaggccacagggagcagccatgTGCACTCAGGTCTTATGGCCACAGGCGTCTGTGTGTCACCTGGCCCCTGCCATCCTTTgtttgaaaagtaacagaggtggctgtgttagtctgtattctaacaaaacaaaccagcagtccagtagcactttaaagactaacaaaataattgattaggtgatgagctttcatgggacagacccacttcagatctgacCCTCTGCTTGGAGCGGGAGAGCCCGTCCCAGTGCTCAGCCAAAGGCGGGAGTTGGCCCTTTCTGCAGTGAGCATTAAACTGTTTGTCTGAGGACTGAGtgaaggaggtggggggcaggggggcgcgCAGCCTGTCTCAtctgcccagctctggcccagaGCATGCAGCCTGGCAGGAGATCAAGCATTCACAGCCCCAGCTGACCCAGTTCTCGTGGGTTTCGTATGCCGCCACTGAGCCAGGCACAGGAAACTGACAGGCCTGCTTGGAAGGCCGAGTAGGAGACCGCCAGCCTCCCCTGGGACAGTGCAGACGTGTTAGTCGCTTTGCTTAATGGCCCCAGAAATAGCCTCTGGCGGAAATGGCTGGGAAGGGCTTTGGTTTTTGCCCCTGCCTGCTTATTGGCTGGGCCAGGTCCAAGTCATGGGCCTTTGAAAGACACAGCCAATTAGAGAGCCCTGCAGAAGAAACAGGGTGTGTGTCAATCACCTGCTGTTAGCCAATGAAGTGAGAGAGGTGCTAATAAACCATAGATCGTGGAGAAGAAAGGCCAGAGTGTTGGCTTGACTCCACGTCTGGCTTGGCAGACACCCTGAATTCTGGCAGACGGGCTCCTTGCCTGGGCCACTAGGCTATTTCCTGAGGCAGCTGTATGAGGGATGAGTGAAGTGGGAGTCGTTAGGGTCCCCGCTTCTGGCACCCACAAGGGCTATGCAACCTCCTTGACCTCGGCTGTCACAAGCACACACAGTATCTGTCCTGGCAGTTTGCAACAGGAAATGCCCTCTCACCAAAAGAATGGAGAAAGTGCTGACCTGTCAGAGATGGGGCCTGCTAGCACAGACCCACCCCAGCCAAGCGCCCCCAAGTGCATGGGGCTGACAAACCTGAGATCAGTGCTGCTATCTGGGGCAATAATacacctgcagctgctgtgacATATTCCAGGCAGGGGAAGCCAATGGCcaactccccctgctcccagccacattgGGATGTTATTCCCAGGACCCCACGCAGCTGGAAGGGGGAAATTCCACTGAGCCACCATAGTGATATTACTGCAGGATCATGGAGCCCTGGTGCGGGGGGAGctgcgtgcgtgcacacacagagAACAAGCATATGCAGACAGTCTTAGGGGGCATCTTCCCAGCACGTATAAGGGGGATTGCTAGCTGGAATTGGGTGGAAGTTTGCTGACCAGCTGAAGTGAGGACCACAGAGGTGGACTGCATTTAACTCTCAGACAAGTGGAGGTGGCAGAGGGTAGCAAGAAAACAGTGAGGCAATAGGGGCTGATGCTCTGCAGCATCCACAGAAATCCACTCATGTCAGTGTGGCCACGTGGAGTCACAGGACATCTTGTGCACTGAAAAACAGCACCACACCACTGTGTCCCTGGATcaacctgcccatgtcactgtCATGGGCAGCAGGCCTGCTAGATTCCATGGCACTG from the Carettochelys insculpta isolate YL-2023 chromosome 30, ASM3395843v1, whole genome shotgun sequence genome contains:
- the DENND4B gene encoding DENN domain-containing protein 4B isoform X1; protein product: MAQAPEGEKVLVRCREAAAMAEEKPPQLVDYFVVAGLTDSSKALDEESQQPRPARPSEPITDVAVVIHSQGEEVPQGFTCIERSTSGHPVDLNASLLHSPQMYICYKRGRAKPPLIELGVHCEGKDRLKPGYELVHTTPYSRSANLTSGAPGHQRTFLAYRRATESQGHSALGITDICLVVPSKGENTPHTFCRVERSLNTGMWGPAVFLCYKMAMSKANTLVYEAGLISRYPEQDSESFPLPESVPVFCLPMGATIESWPLDTKYQVPLFSTFVLTGASGDKVYGAAIQFHEAYPRAWLSEKQSLHLGLLSVVDRRPITSRSVQTRRSICVLSRWPFFDVFRKFLMFIYRYSISGPHVLPLETHISHFMHNVPFPSPQRPRILVQMSPYDNLLLCQPVSSPLPLSGASFLTLLQNLGPENAVRLLLAVLTEQKLLIHSLRPDVLTSVSEALISMIFPLRWQCPYIPLCPLTLADVLCAPVPFIVGIHSSYFDLHDPPHDVLCVDLDTNTIFQSEEKKLLSPRSLPRRPCKVLLAALHAHFQQLDEMYNKPVEEASLEFLLTDYDLVHGRRKQLELEIQASFLRFMACVLKGYRSFLQPITQAPSDTTHDVSSLFFLQGFLKSRERAYHKFYGQLLRTQLFTQFIQECSFVSDRHACLEFFDSCVDKVQVELEKAEDTPLLELDDSHGSEHTVFIMPPEEPLLPDGTEPPALYCYDSFPVLQAELFERPQDQLAPPLCQPKSSAPSSPAPRRTKQEIKAAQRVAQKYSSVPDMWARCLLGHCYGLWFIYLPTYVRAAASKVRALQTAYEVLKQMESRKVVLPDEVCYRSLMQLCGQYGEPVLSVHVMLEMKRAGIVPNTVTYGYYNKAVLESKWPSGTQGGRLHWAKLRNVVLGTAQFRQPLRQRQRESQAHGSTLPGVWARQAGAGCGAHRRTGRRQAEPAAQPSPSLSPGRAESQSGRPRPSLQRQSTWAGHSLHEPSPSPQLVKSSSGSVPHSEPSTVEAGVAQIIKALGVLQPGSDSVATLPASLRQLLDEAGSSEDGSLSDISFQTDESDQQALASAQGQPGLGVRGSKPAWHDENHNSLGGTPRRGLAAKLQQLLSPAKRPSLRHTASVEQPSTRRATGSLRRASEHAEPPPRKSPVESLLRPQERPDSTASESSISLGSEFDLSDTSLSSFSLRQSSDPLPEASARLELPPVEIRLSSCSRCQTCNSLVHDEEVMAGWTPDDSNLNTSCPFCSRPFVPFLTIEIQDFPQPPSPSDLPRDGTEQLPAGQGPVLSDRYQCLALDKAELQPGIPPALCNGCMDASVPRSPALRSSLVTVAYLSPLVLRKELESLLENEGSEFLAQPELVDSHPIIYWNLVWYFQRLGLPSNLLQLVLASKHGQPMPQAQAPEGPRLCVRLFWDVLTPDPDSCPPLYMLWRIHRNSAACLQSWCRHNCPFSLAFLEAVLSHVGLGEMHKAIALFLETLAAQPSPPPLQRSVYREILFLMLAALGRDYMNVADFDKKYRAAYAKVAGSLGKEELMRRRAQPPSSKAIDCRRSFGAMLEC
- the DENND4B gene encoding DENN domain-containing protein 4B isoform X2; translation: MAEEKPPQLVDYFVVAGLTDSSKALDEESQQPRPARPSEPITDVAVVIHSQGEEVPQGFTCIERSTSGHPVDLNASLLHSPQMYICYKRGRAKPPLIELGVHCEGKDRLKPGYELVHTTPYSRSANLTSGAPGHQRTFLAYRRATESQGHSALGITDICLVVPSKGENTPHTFCRVERSLNTGMWGPAVFLCYKMAMSKANTLVYEAGLISRYPEQDSESFPLPESVPVFCLPMGATIESWPLDTKYQVPLFSTFVLTGASGDKVYGAAIQFHEAYPRAWLSEKQSLHLGLLSVVDRRPITSRSVQTRRSICVLSRWPFFDVFRKFLMFIYRYSISGPHVLPLETHISHFMHNVPFPSPQRPRILVQMSPYDNLLLCQPVSSPLPLSGASFLTLLQNLGPENAVRLLLAVLTEQKLLIHSLRPDVLTSVSEALISMIFPLRWQCPYIPLCPLTLADVLCAPVPFIVGIHSSYFDLHDPPHDVLCVDLDTNTIFQSEEKKLLSPRSLPRRPCKVLLAALHAHFQQLDEMYNKPVEEASLEFLLTDYDLVHGRRKQLELEIQASFLRFMACVLKGYRSFLQPITQAPSDTTHDVSSLFFLQGFLKSRERAYHKFYGQLLRTQLFTQFIQECSFVSDRHACLEFFDSCVDKVQVELEKAEDTPLLELDDSHGSEHTVFIMPPEEPLLPDGTEPPALYCYDSFPVLQAELFERPQDQLAPPLCQPKSSAPSSPAPRRTKQEIKAAQRVAQKYSSVPDMWARCLLGHCYGLWFIYLPTYVRAAASKVRALQTAYEVLKQMESRKVVLPDEVCYRSLMQLCGQYGEPVLSVHVMLEMKRAGIVPNTVTYGYYNKAVLESKWPSGTQGGRLHWAKLRNVVLGTAQFRQPLRQRQRESQAHGSTLPGVWARQAGAGCGAHRRTGRRQAEPAAQPSPSLSPGRAESQSGRPRPSLQRQSTWAGHSLHEPSPSPQLVKSSSGSVPHSEPSTVEAGVAQIIKALGVLQPGSDSVATLPASLRQLLDEAGSSEDGSLSDISFQTDESDQQALASAQGQPGLGVRGSKPAWHDENHNSLGGTPRRGLAAKLQQLLSPAKRPSLRHTASVEQPSTRRATGSLRRASEHAEPPPRKSPVESLLRPQERPDSTASESSISLGSEFDLSDTSLSSFSLRQSSDPLPEASARLELPPVEIRLSSCSRCQTCNSLVHDEEVMAGWTPDDSNLNTSCPFCSRPFVPFLTIEIQDFPQPPSPSDLPRDGTEQLPAGQGPVLSDRYQCLALDKAELQPGIPPALCNGCMDASVPRSPALRSSLVTVAYLSPLVLRKELESLLENEGSEFLAQPELVDSHPIIYWNLVWYFQRLGLPSNLLQLVLASKHGQPMPQAQAPEGPRLCVRLFWDVLTPDPDSCPPLYMLWRIHRNSAACLQSWCRHNCPFSLAFLEAVLSHVGLGEMHKAIALFLETLAAQPSPPPLQRSVYREILFLMLAALGRDYMNVADFDKKYRAAYAKVAGSLGKEELMRRRAQPPSSKAIDCRRSFGAMLEC